In Etheostoma cragini isolate CJK2018 chromosome 9, CSU_Ecrag_1.0, whole genome shotgun sequence, the following are encoded in one genomic region:
- the plvapb gene encoding plasmalemma vesicle associated protein b, with product MYSSSYSQAKFGLEAKEPMHKPKGKSCGYYMRLVFFFSSLIQSLIIVSLVLFLVYGQPEKSAEEKRVQELELNFNRVSENNIQLRKEKGVLGAQLGARTAENAALKTELAKLKTEANKTEHMLNSKLTICQNKMSMMTSRTNPQIHSSLGAATTSEINNLKTLHARQKAMIVLIEANFTERVQNLSQEKDNALREKDTHLQDAITLRKENRELKEQLITYTRKCKQDFAHSLDGIKTVTNEFLNKINNLFPHQLTFHLTCQSQQVQMEKIRNSCTNLSRDVETKFQLYLDNVGNKVAEIQSKSSRLEVQNSQLTSDLQQCKNKQNETVAEAAKQLQLKLNNYDDQVCVCVCVCVWVGGSVGEGEPRKRFMEEANFLSISL from the exons ATGTACAGCTCTAGCTACTCCCAGGCCAAGTTTGGCCTGGAGGCAAAAGAGCCTATGCACAAGCCCAAAGGGAAGAGCTGCGGCTACTACATGAGGCTTGTCTTCTTCTTTAGCTCTCTGATCCAGTCTCTGATTATCGTCAGCCTGGTGCTCTTCCTCGTCTATGGACAGCCAGAGAAGTCTGCAGAGGAAAAGAGGGTGCAG GAGCTGGAGCTGAACTTCAACAGGGTGAGTGAGAACAACATCCAGCTGAGAAAGGAGAAAGGCGTGCTGGGAGCTCAGCTGGGAGCTCGCACAGCTGAGAACGCTGCTCTGAAGACAGAGTTGGCGAAGCTGAAGACTGAAGccaacaaaacagaacatatgCTGAATTCGAAATTG ACTATCTGTCAGAATAAGATGAGCATGATGACAAGTCGCACCAACCCTCAAATCCATTCCTCTCTTGGGGCCGCTACGACCA gtgaaataaataatttgaagACCCTACACGCTCGGCAGAAAGCTATGATAGTCCTCATCGAGGCAAACTTCACCGAAAGGGTTCAGAACCTGAGTCAGGAGAAAGACAACGCcctcagagagaaagacacacacctGCAGGATGCCATCACCCTGCGCAAGGAGAACAGGGAGCTGAAGGAGCAGCTCATCACCTACACCAG aaagtGCAAACAGGACTTTGCTCACTCTTTAGATGGGATCAAAACGGTGACCAATGAATTCCTGAACAAGATCAACAACCTGTTTCCCCATCAGCTGACCTTTCACCTCACCTGCCAAAGCCAGCAGGTGCAGATGGAAAAGATCCGAAACAGCTGCACAAACCTTTCCAGAGACGTGGAAACCAAGTTCCAGCTGTATTTAGACAATGTGGGCAACAAG GTGGCTGAGATCCAATCCAAGTCCAGTCGTCTGGAGGTGCAAAACTCACAGTTAACTTCTGATCTGCAgcagtgtaaaaacaaacaaaatgagacaGTTGCCGAGGCCGCTAAGCAGCTGCAGCTCAAGCTAAATAATTATGAcgaccaggtgtgtgtgtgtgtgtgtgtgtgtgtttgggtgggtGGGTCGGTGGGTGAGGGGGAACCAAGGAAGAGATTCATGGAAGAAGCTAATTTCCTCAGTATCTCATTATAA
- the babam1 gene encoding BRISC and BRCA1-A complex member 1, which produces METPVSGPADGEERLVELRPRTRSNPEGAEDRRSSTGSLGGNSNPNISQPAVGSRVEGEGEASTSDSAPSSTTATVSAAAAQTVAPVAVVAAVSATMPLSTVSVAAKERPKPTQQQPTLTAPIPPPAEYQLRVPRVNCPEKVIICLDLSEEMSLPKLESFNGSKTNALNISQKMIEMFVRTKHKIDKRHEFALVVVNDDALWLSGFTSDPRELCSCLYDLETNVCESFNLEDLLNVIRQKIELPSMDNVQTIPPPYVVRTVLIYSRNAGQLQFTPSEAVGKMLQSPYFFFDVVYLHNGAEEQGDDTSWRDNYTSFCNLDSKGMCYRFEVSLSGPAIELHNCMAKLLAHPLQRPFQSHASYSLLEGEDPRDTEATV; this is translated from the exons ATGGAGACGCCGGTGTCCGGCCCAGCAGATGGAGAGGAGCGTTTGGTGGAGCTGCGACCTCGGACACGCTCCAACCCTGAAGGTGCTGAGGATCGTCGGAGCAGCACGGGCAGCCTTGGAGGAAACAGTAACCCCAACATATCTCAGCCAGCTGTGGGGAGTCGTGTTGAGGGCGAGGGCGAAGCTTCAACCAGCGACAGTGCTCCCAGTTCCACCACCGCAACTGTCTCAGCCGCTGCAGCTCAGACTGTAGCCCCTGTTGCAGTAGTAGCTGCAGTCAGTGCCACAATGCCTCTTTCCACTGTTTCTGTTGCTGCCAAAGAGAGGCCAAAGCCCACGCAGCAACAGCCCACATTGACTGCCCCCATCCCTCCACCAGCAGAGTACCAGCTTAGAGTTCCACGTGTCAACTGTCCAGAGAAAGTG ATAATCTGCTTAGACCTTTCCGAAGAGATGTCATTGCCAAAGTTGGAGTCATTTAACGG GTCTAAAACAAATGCCTTGAACATATCCCAGAAAATGATTGAGATGTTTGTCAGAACTAAACACAAGATTGACAAACGGCATGAGTTTGCACTTGTAGTAGTCAATGATGACGCTCTCTGG TTGTCAGGCTTCACCTCTGACCCCAGGGAGCTCTGCAGCTGTCTGTATGATCTTGAGACCAATGTGTGCGAGTCCTTCA ACCTTGAAGATCTTCTTAATGTAAT TCGTCAGAAGATCGAGCTGCCGTCAATGGACAACGTTCAGACCATCCCTCCTCCATATGTGGTGCGGACTGTGCTCATCTACAGCCGTAATGCAGGACAGCTTCAGTTCACCCCTTCAGAGGCTGTTGGT AAAATGCTGCAATCTCCATATTTTTTCTTTGATGTTGTCTACCTACACAATGGGGCGGAGGAGCAGGGAGATGATACCAGCTGGAGG GACAACTACACCTCTTTCTGCAACCTGGACTCAAAGGGCATGTGCTATCGCTTTGAGGTTTCCCTGAGTGGACCCGCCATCGAGCTGCACAACTGCATGGCCAAACTTCTGGCTCACCCTTTACAGAGACCTTTCCAGAGCCACGCGTCTTACAGCCTTCTGGAGGGGGAAGACCCCCGGGACACTGAGGCAACGGTGTAA